The following proteins are co-located in the Armatimonadota bacterium genome:
- a CDS encoding ribonuclease HII, whose amino-acid sequence MSRKTILSHTKGIAGVDEAGRGPLAGPVVAAAVDLPEDFDFSILDDSKKLSASQRESAELLIKQRANFSVVAISWEDIDRLNILNATLTAMQFALERIGGDVKGAIVDGNRVPPLAPIACCAIVKADATYAAVAAASILAKVERDRIMTSYSAEFPEYGFDRHFGYPTPEHLANLKKYGPCAIHRKSFEPVRSMIQQPCLMLVE is encoded by the coding sequence ATGTCACGGAAGACCATCTTAAGCCACACAAAAGGAATTGCGGGCGTCGATGAGGCTGGGCGAGGTCCACTCGCGGGTCCTGTTGTTGCCGCCGCAGTAGATCTGCCCGAGGATTTTGACTTTTCGATCCTCGATGACAGCAAAAAGCTCTCGGCCAGCCAACGAGAATCCGCAGAACTGTTGATCAAACAGCGGGCCAACTTTTCAGTCGTGGCGATCTCGTGGGAAGACATCGACCGGCTGAATATTTTGAACGCCACGCTGACGGCAATGCAGTTTGCTCTGGAGCGAATCGGTGGCGACGTGAAGGGCGCGATCGTTGACGGTAACCGGGTTCCGCCGCTGGCACCGATTGCCTGCTGCGCCATTGTGAAAGCCGACGCGACTTACGCCGCCGTTGCAGCTGCGAGCATTCTCGCAAAGGTCGAGCGAGATCGAATCATGACCAGTTATTCGGCGGAATTCCCAGAATACGGATTCGATCGTCATTTCGGTTACCCGACTCCCGAGCATTTGGCGAATCTCAAAAAGTATGGCCCTTGTGCCATCCACCGGAAGAGCTTTGAACCTGTCCGCAGCATGATCCAACAGCCATGTCTGATGCTCGTCGAGTAG
- a CDS encoding DnaJ domain-containing protein, with protein sequence MSDKGSHYDVLELEVGATEDAIRKAYRRLAMKYHPDKSDLPDAADRFVRVNEAYAALTDPDRRASYDRLIEMKRREAEAAKNPRRQAPKPNTQPFEPVQVTVQKRKASADEIVKLTGLLTRGRIADAERSARRLISSGTRHPIPYAIMGDIARMRGEYTYSAEMYAYAAQMEPTNEVYQRKHEEVLRSVNRPGPKHRIAAQEEVNPTGALMTIGLVTLLGAGYVALSIEKPATLGLEIVNTWTAGLIAMLFLLGCVVGGALGAARLLERFTTAFGTNSVAPISPAVVLGLLAGVNFWLAAAIYVAVGMTQNAFNPATSRLMSAVAAVTTLMGLASWTGGKISPLQVVAWGGNVIYVVALLGWLVADLYLEDKGI encoded by the coding sequence ATGAGCGATAAAGGCTCTCACTACGATGTTCTTGAATTAGAAGTAGGTGCAACTGAAGATGCGATCCGAAAGGCTTACCGACGCCTCGCGATGAAGTATCACCCGGACAAGTCTGATCTGCCAGACGCGGCAGACCGATTTGTACGGGTCAATGAGGCGTATGCCGCGCTGACCGATCCTGACCGGCGGGCAAGCTACGACCGGTTGATCGAGATGAAGCGGCGCGAGGCCGAAGCGGCCAAAAATCCGCGCCGACAGGCTCCAAAGCCAAATACTCAGCCGTTCGAACCGGTCCAAGTGACCGTACAAAAGCGCAAGGCTAGCGCCGATGAGATCGTCAAGTTGACCGGCTTATTAACGCGTGGGAGAATCGCGGATGCCGAGCGATCTGCCAGGCGACTGATCAGCTCTGGAACTCGGCATCCGATTCCATACGCGATCATGGGGGATATCGCTCGGATGCGTGGTGAATACACTTATTCAGCGGAAATGTACGCGTACGCCGCTCAAATGGAACCGACAAATGAGGTGTACCAGCGCAAGCACGAAGAAGTTCTGCGATCGGTGAATCGACCTGGACCAAAGCACCGAATTGCCGCTCAGGAAGAAGTGAACCCAACCGGAGCACTGATGACCATCGGATTGGTGACGTTGCTTGGCGCAGGGTATGTCGCCTTGAGCATCGAGAAGCCCGCGACACTGGGGCTGGAAATCGTAAATACCTGGACTGCTGGGTTGATTGCTATGCTGTTCTTGCTCGGATGCGTGGTTGGAGGAGCTCTCGGCGCGGCCAGACTGCTTGAACGGTTTACGACTGCATTCGGTACGAATTCTGTCGCGCCAATTTCGCCGGCGGTTGTGCTTGGATTGCTCGCAGGAGTCAATTTTTGGTTGGCCGCTGCGATCTATGTTGCCGTTGGAATGACGCAAAACGCATTTAATCCAGCGACATCACGGTTGATGTCTGCGGTTGCAGCGGTGACCACACTGATGGGACTGGCAAGCTGGACTGGTGGCAAGATCAGTCCTTTGCAAGTTGTCGCCTGGGGAGGGAACGTGATTTACGTCGTCGCCCTACTCGGATGGCTCGTTGCGGACTTGTACCTCGAAGACAAAGGGATCTAG
- a CDS encoding YraN family protein has product MSDARRVGTAIEDAAANHLLSLGWTLIARRQKTAHGELDLVAFDAQTLVFVEVRYRQDGSAIQSISAGKRAKLLLAVEEFCAKFEPAESTPIRVDVLLYDGQNWELLRGAIEAD; this is encoded by the coding sequence ATGTCTGATGCTCGTCGAGTAGGAACGGCGATCGAAGACGCCGCTGCGAATCACCTCCTTTCGTTAGGCTGGACGCTAATCGCGAGGCGACAAAAGACAGCTCACGGAGAGCTCGATCTGGTGGCATTCGACGCACAGACACTGGTGTTTGTCGAAGTGCGCTATCGCCAAGACGGCAGCGCGATTCAGTCCATCTCGGCAGGAAAACGAGCGAAGCTACTACTTGCGGTTGAAGAGTTCTGTGCAAAGTTCGAACCGGCGGAATCTACCCCGATTCGAGTTGATGTCCTGCTGTACGACGGTCAAAATTGGGAGTTACTACGCGGCGCGATTGAAGCAGATTAA
- a CDS encoding type II secretion system F family protein, with protein sequence MAIFEFQAVDPTGKAIKGTISGADLKVAEDTLRQRGLTQFTISPVFNPGDPLAQDPPTQADAPPTVKVTQPGFFESFFTQVPLTQIQMLFTRMASVIGAGINPAQGMDSLARQTSNAKLAQSVREMGLAASSGQPMSSVMVQYPAIYTPMMVSIMVASERGGMVESGLRDLAAYVQEEIEVRTMIRRETLMPKLTLIMSIVIVLGANLIIRIFAPGSPFGLWSPLTEPKTWLFLGPVLVVMFLVVRAKRSSPGIKYAWDAVVFRIPVLGALVYDYAISRFARTFGALYRGGVSMAEGVELAAHSTGNAFISSHILTAVERLRQGEPLTQTLAQTGMMNPVMLDMLATGERTGDVDQMMQRAAQFHFDEATMRARVLGKVLGIVVLIMVAIYVAIVVLNFYTGYVTTILGIAD encoded by the coding sequence ATGGCAATTTTTGAGTTTCAGGCGGTCGATCCCACCGGAAAGGCGATCAAAGGAACAATTTCCGGGGCTGACCTGAAAGTTGCCGAGGACACATTGCGCCAGCGAGGATTGACTCAGTTCACGATCTCGCCCGTTTTCAATCCGGGCGACCCATTGGCGCAGGACCCACCAACTCAAGCCGATGCGCCTCCTACAGTTAAGGTCACTCAACCCGGATTTTTTGAGTCCTTTTTCACTCAGGTCCCACTGACCCAGATTCAGATGCTTTTCACGAGAATGGCATCCGTCATTGGTGCGGGAATCAATCCAGCTCAGGGAATGGATTCGTTAGCACGGCAAACCAGTAACGCCAAACTCGCGCAGTCCGTTCGCGAAATGGGACTTGCCGCCTCCAGCGGGCAACCGATGAGTTCGGTGATGGTCCAGTATCCCGCGATTTACACGCCGATGATGGTGAGCATCATGGTTGCCTCGGAGCGCGGCGGAATGGTCGAAAGTGGACTCAGGGACTTGGCAGCGTACGTCCAGGAGGAAATCGAAGTTCGCACGATGATTCGGCGCGAAACATTGATGCCGAAGCTGACGCTGATCATGTCCATCGTGATCGTCCTAGGCGCGAACCTTATCATTCGAATTTTTGCTCCGGGGTCACCGTTCGGACTTTGGTCCCCTCTCACCGAACCAAAAACGTGGCTCTTCTTGGGCCCGGTACTTGTGGTGATGTTCCTTGTAGTGCGGGCAAAGCGCAGCAGCCCCGGCATCAAGTACGCCTGGGATGCGGTCGTGTTTCGTATCCCGGTTTTGGGGGCACTCGTTTATGACTACGCGATTTCGAGATTCGCAAGGACGTTTGGAGCTCTTTACCGAGGTGGCGTCTCGATGGCCGAAGGTGTGGAACTCGCCGCACACTCCACTGGCAACGCGTTTATCTCATCGCACATTCTTACAGCGGTTGAACGCCTTCGTCAGGGCGAACCATTGACGCAGACCTTGGCCCAAACCGGCATGATGAACCCGGTGATGCTGGACATGTTGGCGACTGGTGAACGCACAGGTGACGTGGATCAGATGATGCAACGCGCCGCTCAGTTCCATTTTGACGAAGCCACAATGCGCGCCAGAGTGCTTGGGAAAGTGCTCGGAATCGTTGTTTTGATCATGGTCGCAATCTACGTCGCGATTGTTGTGCTCAACTTCTACACTGGGTACGTGACGACCATTTTGGGGATCGCCGATTAG
- a CDS encoding diguanylate cyclase — protein MGNVLQDRWFGKKWGAPSAALLPLLAVAYFISTQFLKLNDQSATIVTAIATGIPGLNGALFCVIVARKSTKKFPWIALGFGQSLAAVGELSYNWILLRTGTEPASPHFTDFFYLGSYAVIGIAMLSTTTSIVGFRRLLVGLDSLVVAFGGGLALWFVLLQKLFGAEVGSSAELAYGVAYPVGGLFMLWATLTACAAALLSGKNRPFAICSLFAVSAIVISDWTWAYSSAFDSVVLGSWPDQLLTAGYCALAFAAVFGWRGLTAKSDDEAGKVRTNVVLAWIPMGVGTLAAVIGGGFDYVDDVKFTPITIAAVFVISLLTGLRQAVAAMASTREISLLNETLEAKVKDRTLELQSQFNLVRELNSTLDCAEVVSVAASKLAQEFPDYAVAVVATREDGSKLPEQTVLFGEFSPETKNTIVGEKLLATATSIEWHDTSVGLRQVCIVPLISSGALYGWIVAESDREISSEDQNKLSVMGVSISSAYAHSQLYSQALDSSERDYLTSLYNHRAVSRRMETYFAQDEIPPLGLLLVDVDNFKSFNDTYGPGAGDDVLRCLGRELASVAPAGSWVGRAGADEFIVVLPKTDLKNTYRIASQIQKSVKELEFRVKGGVEVLPISVTVGVAGFPDSTEHPYSVLAFAGQNLIEAKRYQIPVYDPSEQPKSSSVASGVGGTIDMFLTAIDNMDSYTRRHSEDVTQFSQWIGQEMGCSLEFMQTLSSASLLHDIGKIAVPSAVLRKPGKLTDEEVDLIKQHPYIGSLIVRALPGLEDTVDGVLYHHEKIDGTGYPEGLTGSDIPFLARVISVADAFSAMTTDRTYRKGMDFNIAADRLVEGIGTHFDEQIVFAFLMALQNRGLIEQPKRKAA, from the coding sequence ATGGGTAACGTACTCCAAGACCGGTGGTTTGGAAAAAAGTGGGGAGCACCAAGTGCTGCTCTGTTACCTTTGTTGGCGGTTGCGTACTTCATAAGCACCCAATTTTTGAAGCTAAATGATCAGTCAGCAACGATTGTCACTGCCATAGCAACAGGCATCCCGGGCTTGAATGGCGCGCTGTTCTGTGTGATCGTTGCGCGGAAAAGTACAAAGAAATTCCCGTGGATCGCCCTTGGATTCGGGCAATCGCTCGCGGCGGTCGGCGAACTTAGCTACAACTGGATTTTGCTTCGAACAGGGACTGAGCCAGCTTCCCCACACTTCACAGATTTCTTCTATTTGGGCAGCTATGCGGTAATTGGTATCGCAATGCTGAGCACAACGACCAGTATTGTTGGCTTCAGGCGACTACTGGTCGGGCTTGACTCTTTGGTCGTTGCATTTGGCGGCGGTCTCGCGCTTTGGTTCGTTTTGCTGCAGAAGCTCTTTGGCGCTGAAGTCGGCAGTTCGGCAGAACTCGCCTACGGAGTGGCCTATCCGGTGGGAGGGCTCTTCATGCTTTGGGCGACGCTCACCGCATGTGCGGCCGCATTGCTCTCGGGAAAAAATCGACCGTTTGCCATTTGTAGCCTATTTGCCGTCAGTGCAATTGTTATCTCAGATTGGACTTGGGCATATTCGTCAGCGTTCGACTCTGTAGTATTGGGTTCTTGGCCCGATCAGCTTCTTACGGCAGGTTATTGTGCATTGGCATTTGCTGCAGTTTTTGGCTGGCGCGGTCTAACCGCAAAATCGGACGATGAAGCTGGAAAGGTCCGGACGAACGTTGTTCTCGCCTGGATTCCAATGGGCGTTGGAACGCTTGCTGCGGTGATTGGAGGCGGATTCGACTACGTAGATGATGTCAAGTTCACACCAATCACAATTGCAGCAGTCTTCGTCATTTCTCTTTTGACCGGACTGAGGCAAGCAGTGGCGGCGATGGCCTCTACTCGAGAAATCAGTTTGCTAAACGAGACCCTGGAAGCCAAAGTCAAAGACCGTACATTAGAGCTTCAATCACAATTTAATCTGGTTCGCGAACTGAACTCGACCCTCGATTGCGCAGAAGTTGTTTCTGTCGCCGCATCCAAACTTGCTCAAGAGTTTCCAGATTATGCTGTTGCAGTGGTTGCAACTCGGGAAGATGGCAGCAAACTGCCGGAGCAGACAGTGCTTTTCGGCGAATTCTCTCCGGAAACAAAGAATACTATTGTTGGCGAGAAGTTGTTGGCGACCGCAACGAGCATTGAGTGGCACGACACATCGGTGGGACTGCGCCAAGTCTGCATCGTTCCGTTGATTTCGTCTGGAGCGCTGTACGGATGGATTGTCGCGGAATCAGACCGAGAAATTTCGTCTGAAGACCAGAACAAGCTCAGTGTAATGGGCGTGTCGATTTCTTCCGCGTATGCTCACTCACAGCTCTATTCGCAAGCGCTAGATTCGTCTGAGCGTGATTACTTGACCTCGCTCTATAACCACCGCGCGGTCAGCCGAAGAATGGAGACCTACTTCGCGCAGGACGAGATTCCACCGCTTGGGTTGTTGCTCGTCGACGTCGACAATTTCAAATCATTTAACGACACCTATGGACCCGGCGCAGGGGATGACGTTTTGCGCTGTCTCGGAAGAGAATTAGCGAGTGTCGCTCCGGCAGGATCTTGGGTGGGCCGAGCAGGAGCGGATGAATTCATCGTCGTTCTGCCGAAGACTGATCTCAAGAACACCTATCGAATCGCGTCACAGATTCAAAAGTCGGTGAAGGAATTAGAATTTCGGGTGAAAGGCGGGGTGGAAGTCCTGCCGATTTCGGTGACCGTCGGTGTCGCCGGATTCCCCGATTCGACCGAACATCCGTATTCGGTCTTGGCATTTGCCGGACAGAATTTGATCGAAGCCAAGCGGTATCAAATCCCAGTTTATGATCCAAGCGAGCAACCGAAATCGAGCAGTGTTGCCTCGGGTGTCGGCGGAACGATTGATATGTTCTTGACGGCCATCGACAACATGGATTCGTATACGCGAAGGCATAGCGAAGACGTGACTCAATTTAGCCAGTGGATCGGCCAAGAAATGGGCTGCTCACTTGAGTTTATGCAAACTCTTAGTTCGGCATCTTTGCTCCACGATATTGGAAAAATTGCCGTTCCGTCGGCGGTCTTGCGCAAGCCAGGCAAGCTGACCGACGAAGAAGTCGACCTCATCAAACAACATCCGTACATCGGTTCGCTGATTGTCCGGGCATTGCCAGGGCTCGAAGACACGGTTGATGGGGTGCTTTATCACCACGAAAAGATTGATGGCACGGGATACCCCGAGGGACTCACTGGAAGCGACATTCCATTCTTGGCGAGGGTGATTTCTGTGGCGGATGCCTTTAGTGCGATGACCACGGACCGAACTTATCGCAAGGGAATGGATTTCAATATTGCGGCCGATCGACTCGTGGAAGGTATCGGTACACATTTCGACGAGCAGATCGTTTTCGCCTTTTTGATGGCGCTGCAGAATCGAGGCTTGATCGAACAACCGAAGCGCAAAGCGGCTTAA
- a CDS encoding NAD(P)-dependent glycerol-3-phosphate dehydrogenase — protein MNVAVLGAGSWGTALSILLARNQHQVHLLGRDAAEIEQIQADRENKEYLPGHRLPENIKIGLIEDMGTGHDFVVVAVPSSAVRACVASIPGDNEFIVLASKGLEPGTSKLLSQVAKEEKPNALVGAISGPNLAVEIVQGIPTAALAACPDETAVAKVCEAFQSRSFRVYYSDDLIGIELAGALKNVLAIGAGMADGLGYGDNTKGALLARGLGEMTRLGLKMNAKIDTFFGIAGVGDLFATASSKLSRNYRVGIALGKGQSVQEALASIGQVAEGINTAECVDALAKQYGVELPILSLIHRVIQGHVKASDAVSALMEREPRRECLMP, from the coding sequence ATGAATGTCGCAGTGCTAGGAGCGGGCAGTTGGGGAACCGCACTGTCCATTCTTCTCGCTCGAAACCAGCACCAAGTCCACCTCCTCGGCCGAGACGCCGCAGAGATCGAACAGATTCAGGCTGACCGCGAGAACAAAGAATATCTCCCGGGTCATCGGTTGCCTGAAAATATCAAAATTGGGCTCATCGAAGACATGGGCACGGGCCACGATTTTGTGGTGGTCGCCGTGCCATCGTCCGCAGTTCGAGCATGCGTCGCGTCGATCCCCGGAGACAACGAATTCATCGTGTTGGCAAGCAAGGGACTCGAACCGGGCACCAGCAAATTGCTTTCACAAGTCGCCAAAGAAGAAAAACCAAATGCGCTGGTCGGTGCAATTTCAGGCCCGAATTTGGCGGTCGAAATCGTCCAGGGAATTCCTACTGCCGCCCTTGCTGCCTGCCCGGATGAGACCGCCGTCGCCAAGGTCTGCGAAGCCTTTCAATCGCGGTCATTTCGCGTGTACTACAGCGACGATCTGATCGGAATTGAACTCGCGGGAGCGCTCAAGAATGTTCTTGCCATCGGCGCTGGAATGGCTGATGGACTTGGGTACGGCGACAACACCAAAGGCGCGTTGCTCGCGCGGGGACTGGGAGAAATGACTCGCTTAGGTCTCAAGATGAACGCGAAGATCGACACCTTCTTTGGCATCGCAGGAGTCGGTGATCTCTTTGCCACCGCCAGTTCGAAGCTCTCCAGAAACTACCGCGTTGGCATCGCCCTAGGCAAAGGACAATCTGTTCAAGAGGCCCTTGCGAGCATCGGTCAGGTCGCGGAGGGCATCAATACGGCTGAATGCGTTGATGCTCTGGCAAAGCAGTACGGCGTCGAACTTCCAATTTTGTCGCTGATCCACCGGGTGATCCAGGGGCATGTCAAAGCCAGCGATGCAGTGTCGGCACTCATGGAGCGCGAGCCTCGCCGAGAATGTCTGATGCCATAA
- the metG gene encoding methionine--tRNA ligase, whose protein sequence is MSKKFYVTTPIYYVNSVPHVGHALTMLVCDIEKRFHQLRGQEAYFLTGTDENGLKVLEAANERGMDPMAFVDEISETFRVAADTLNFEYDVFFRTTSDQHKRAAQALFSLLQEKGFIYLDTYEGWYDVSAETFVRESDLVDGKSPDGNEVRRVSEENYFFKLSAFGDRLLEHADANPEFWLPEGRRSEVVSFIHQGLRDVCITRSNPGWGIEVPGDPTKVIYVWFDALINYLAATGWPDAGWENLWPADVHWMAKEIYTRFHATLWPAMLMAADLPLPKTVVAHGWFTFNDSKMSKSKGNVLAPKDLIEEFVGAGVSPELAVDVARFALCRLLPFDNDTNFTLDEVAKHYNADLANDVGNALNRSINMCQKFVDGAVTEGAKPVDEMVEAVQTAKANYAIAAEHHRFHEALDHAIGVVRFMNKFIADRKPWQMHKEGDADLPMVLNSLLYGLRAIEGMLRPIMPATADSILDQLGYAPDQKTHHWDEIGDPSSMNFGQKVKDPQPLFPRLQPKPAQEPKMETPTEPKAAPATAAPATKEIEFADFMKLDLRVGRVLEAENVPNSEKLIKLDLIVGEEKRQVLAGIQKSYKAADLVGRQVIVLMNLKPRKLAGLESQGMVLAADGPDGTAILLTPEMEAPEGTSVH, encoded by the coding sequence ATGTCAAAGAAGTTTTACGTCACAACACCGATTTACTATGTCAATAGCGTGCCTCACGTTGGTCACGCGTTGACGATGCTCGTTTGCGACATCGAGAAGCGGTTCCACCAACTTCGTGGGCAGGAAGCCTATTTCTTGACAGGTACCGACGAAAACGGCCTCAAGGTGCTAGAAGCTGCCAACGAACGAGGAATGGACCCGATGGCGTTTGTCGATGAAATCAGCGAGACCTTTCGAGTGGCGGCTGATACCCTGAACTTCGAATATGACGTGTTCTTCCGGACGACCAGCGACCAGCACAAGCGTGCGGCGCAAGCGCTGTTTAGCCTGTTGCAAGAGAAGGGATTCATTTATCTGGATACCTATGAAGGTTGGTACGACGTCAGCGCTGAGACTTTTGTACGCGAATCGGACCTGGTGGATGGCAAGAGCCCCGATGGAAACGAAGTTCGCCGGGTAAGTGAAGAGAACTACTTCTTCAAGCTGAGCGCATTCGGGGATCGATTGCTGGAGCACGCAGATGCGAATCCAGAGTTCTGGCTTCCAGAAGGTCGCCGGAGCGAAGTCGTAAGCTTCATTCATCAGGGCTTACGCGATGTTTGCATCACCCGGTCGAATCCAGGATGGGGCATCGAAGTTCCAGGCGATCCGACCAAGGTGATCTATGTTTGGTTTGATGCGCTGATCAACTATTTGGCGGCGACAGGCTGGCCGGATGCCGGGTGGGAGAATCTTTGGCCAGCTGACGTGCACTGGATGGCAAAGGAAATCTACACCAGGTTCCACGCGACGCTATGGCCTGCGATGCTGATGGCGGCTGATCTGCCGTTGCCCAAAACCGTTGTGGCGCACGGCTGGTTCACTTTTAACGACTCCAAAATGAGTAAGTCGAAGGGAAATGTCTTGGCTCCAAAGGACCTCATCGAAGAGTTTGTTGGGGCTGGAGTGAGCCCAGAACTTGCGGTCGATGTAGCTCGCTTTGCGTTGTGCCGATTGCTCCCGTTCGACAACGACACCAACTTTACGCTCGACGAGGTGGCGAAGCACTACAACGCCGATCTGGCTAACGACGTCGGCAATGCGCTGAACCGCTCGATCAACATGTGCCAGAAGTTCGTGGATGGTGCGGTTACCGAGGGTGCAAAGCCGGTAGACGAGATGGTGGAAGCCGTTCAGACCGCTAAAGCGAATTACGCCATCGCGGCAGAACATCACCGATTCCACGAAGCGCTTGATCACGCGATCGGAGTAGTCCGGTTCATGAACAAGTTCATTGCGGATCGCAAACCGTGGCAGATGCACAAGGAAGGCGACGCTGACTTGCCGATGGTTTTGAACTCACTTCTGTACGGTCTGAGGGCTATTGAAGGGATGCTCCGGCCAATCATGCCAGCGACTGCGGATTCGATTTTGGATCAACTCGGATATGCGCCAGACCAGAAGACCCACCATTGGGACGAGATCGGCGATCCTTCGTCGATGAACTTTGGCCAAAAGGTCAAAGACCCGCAACCACTCTTCCCACGACTTCAACCCAAACCTGCACAAGAACCAAAAATGGAAACTCCGACTGAACCCAAAGCCGCTCCGGCTACTGCGGCTCCCGCGACAAAAGAGATTGAATTTGCTGATTTCATGAAGCTCGACTTGCGAGTTGGGCGTGTGCTTGAAGCCGAAAACGTTCCAAACAGCGAGAAGTTGATCAAGCTCGATTTGATAGTGGGTGAGGAAAAGCGACAGGTTCTAGCGGGAATTCAGAAGAGCTACAAGGCCGCCGATCTCGTGGGGCGCCAAGTGATCGTTTTGATGAATCTTAAGCCGCGAAAGCTCGCCGGATTAGAGAGCCAAGGCATGGTGCTCGCGGCAGATGGTCCGGACGGCACCGCGATCTTGCTCACTCCGGAAATGGAAGCTCCTGAAGGAACTTCTGTTCACTAG
- a CDS encoding N-acetylmuramoyl-L-alanine amidase produces the protein MKLREVVAAGLVGMAAFGNAQADYPSAIWNAAAVGNQTSSNRPTTYPIEYVIIHITEGSYAGAISWFKNETSDVSAHFVIRSSDGQVTQMVRLKDIAWQAGNSFYNQRGIGIEHEAISTISGTNPNPLTWFTDALYNSSSTLTRWITTTYAIPRTRTYIKGHNEVRATSCPSTYWDWNRYMNLLSEGASYLSNTVPTFMTPGSEVDVSVVFNNTSDFTWTTATGNDQVSLRTSPSGRVSPFYISPSWQSSSIVGTPTGNVAPGSNAVFNFRIKAPVAGQYTESFQLYRSSTGTIGPVVSFAISSGYQDKVIDNTSNDFYTSGAWTAGTSSTDKYGTDYQFVAASARSNAFAEWYLNAPVAGTYEVYAWWPQGTNRSNAARYEIRGRRDKLTKIVNQQAGGGTWNLLCRTSLSAGGGYVRVFGRSNGTGAVVMADAVRLVGPIR, from the coding sequence ATGAAGCTTCGTGAAGTGGTGGCGGCAGGGCTCGTAGGGATGGCGGCGTTCGGCAACGCGCAGGCCGATTATCCGAGCGCGATCTGGAATGCGGCCGCTGTCGGGAACCAGACGAGCTCAAACCGGCCCACCACATACCCGATCGAATATGTGATCATTCACATCACCGAAGGTTCGTATGCGGGCGCGATTTCTTGGTTTAAGAACGAAACTTCGGACGTCAGCGCGCACTTCGTCATTCGATCGAGTGACGGCCAAGTGACCCAGATGGTGCGGCTGAAAGACATTGCTTGGCAAGCTGGAAACTCGTTCTATAACCAGCGCGGAATCGGTATCGAACACGAAGCGATTTCGACCATTTCGGGAACGAATCCGAACCCACTGACCTGGTTCACGGACGCTCTTTACAACTCGTCATCAACGCTCACTCGTTGGATCACGACGACCTATGCGATTCCTCGCACCCGGACGTACATCAAGGGACACAACGAAGTCCGTGCCACGAGTTGCCCAAGCACTTATTGGGACTGGAACCGGTACATGAATCTCTTGAGCGAAGGTGCTTCGTACCTGAGCAATACCGTTCCGACATTCATGACTCCAGGTTCGGAAGTGGATGTTTCTGTGGTGTTCAACAACACGAGTGACTTCACCTGGACCACAGCGACCGGGAACGATCAAGTGTCTCTTCGCACCTCACCGTCGGGACGCGTGAGCCCATTTTACATCTCGCCTAGCTGGCAATCGTCGAGCATCGTTGGAACTCCGACTGGAAATGTCGCTCCAGGCTCTAACGCTGTCTTCAATTTCCGAATCAAAGCCCCAGTAGCTGGGCAGTACACCGAATCGTTCCAACTGTATCGGTCCAGCACAGGAACCATTGGGCCGGTTGTTTCCTTTGCGATCTCGTCTGGATACCAAGACAAAGTGATCGACAACACGAGCAACGATTTTTACACTAGCGGTGCCTGGACGGCTGGCACTTCGTCAACCGACAAATACGGGACGGACTATCAATTCGTGGCCGCTTCAGCCCGATCGAATGCGTTTGCGGAGTGGTACCTGAACGCTCCTGTCGCTGGAACCTACGAGGTCTATGCTTGGTGGCCGCAAGGTACGAATCGGTCCAATGCTGCTCGTTACGAGATACGTGGCCGACGAGACAAATTGACGAAAATTGTCAACCAACAGGCCGGCGGAGGAACATGGAATCTATTGTGCCGTACGAGCCTATCGGCGGGCGGTGGCTACGTTCGAGTCTTCGGGCGAAGTAATGGTACCGGTGCGGTGGTGATGGCCGATGCTGTCCGCTTGGTTGGACCTATCCGTTGA